From the genome of Azospira restricta, one region includes:
- the dapA gene encoding 4-hydroxy-tetrahydrodipicolinate synthase produces the protein MITGSIVAIVTPMHEDGSLDYDSLGKLIDHHVKEGTDGIVIVGTTGESPTVDVDEHGELIRFTVAHAAGRIPVIAGTGANSTAEAIELTRYAQKVGAAASLSVVPYYNKPTQEGLYQHFRAIAEAVELPVILYNVPGRTVADMSNDTALRLAQIPNIVGIKDATGNLERGTDLIVRAPKDFAIYSGDDASACALILLGAHGTISVTANVAPRLMHEMCAAALAADAKTAREINARLLGLHRHLFCEANPIPVKWACQQQGLIRGGIRLPLTPLSADCHERVRAAMRQAGALA, from the coding sequence ATGATTACCGGATCGATCGTCGCCATCGTCACGCCCATGCATGAGGACGGCAGTCTCGACTACGACAGCCTCGGCAAGCTGATCGACCACCACGTCAAGGAAGGCACCGACGGCATCGTCATCGTCGGTACCACCGGCGAGTCGCCGACCGTCGACGTCGACGAGCACGGCGAGCTGATCCGCTTCACGGTCGCCCACGCCGCCGGCCGCATCCCGGTGATCGCCGGCACCGGCGCCAATTCGACCGCCGAGGCGATCGAGCTGACGCGCTACGCGCAGAAGGTCGGCGCCGCAGCCAGCCTGTCGGTCGTACCCTACTACAACAAGCCGACGCAGGAAGGCCTCTACCAGCATTTCCGCGCGATCGCCGAGGCGGTCGAGCTGCCGGTGATCCTCTACAACGTGCCCGGCCGCACCGTCGCCGACATGAGCAACGACACGGCGCTGCGCCTGGCGCAGATCCCCAACATCGTCGGCATCAAGGACGCCACCGGCAACCTCGAGCGCGGCACCGACCTGATCGTGCGCGCACCGAAGGACTTCGCCATCTACAGCGGCGACGACGCGTCCGCCTGCGCGCTGATCCTGCTCGGCGCGCACGGCACGATCTCGGTTACCGCCAACGTCGCGCCGCGGCTGATGCACGAGATGTGCGCCGCCGCGCTTGCCGCCGACGCGAAGACGGCGCGCGAGATCAACGCCCGCCTGCTCGGCCTGCATCGTCATCTGTTCTGCGAGGCGAACCCGATTCCGGTGAAGTGGGCCTGCCAGCAGCAGGGGCTGATCCGCGGCGGCATCCGCCTGCCGCTGACGCCGCTGTCCGCCGACTGCCACGAGCGCGTTCGTGCCGCCATGCGCCAGGCCGGCGCGCTTGCCTGA
- the bamC gene encoding outer membrane protein assembly factor BamC yields the protein MKFAVSRLAALSALAFLTACGSVGIETKKVEYKSAAKAPTLETPPDLIAPARDDRFAVPDVGGKGKATFSAYANERTAEGRAARGSDVLPQVDKVRIERSGNQRWLVVGGSPDKHWDVVKEFWQETGFLIKLELPEAGVMETDWAENRAKIPQDFIRNFLGKVIDSVYSTAERDKFRTRLEPGAEPGTTDIFISHRGMYEIFVSEGKDQTKWQPRPADPELEAEMLRRLMVRFGSEEKRAAAEIVAAQERPAAERAKIVRGSDGAGVLEVQERFDRAWRRVGLALDRVGFTVEDRDRSKGLYFVRYVDPEADVNSKKDGESWLAKLNPFKGSEAATLSKMQYRIYVADGSSVSKVQVLSREGGADNSETARKILGLLHEQLR from the coding sequence ATGAAGTTTGCTGTGTCGCGCCTGGCTGCGCTCTCCGCGCTGGCTTTCCTGACCGCCTGCGGGTCGGTTGGCATCGAGACCAAGAAGGTCGAGTACAAATCGGCGGCGAAAGCGCCGACGCTGGAAACGCCGCCCGATCTGATCGCGCCGGCGCGCGACGACCGTTTCGCCGTTCCGGATGTTGGCGGCAAGGGCAAGGCGACCTTCTCCGCCTACGCCAACGAACGTACCGCCGAAGGTCGCGCGGCCCGCGGCAGCGATGTGCTGCCGCAGGTAGACAAAGTCCGCATCGAGCGCTCCGGCAACCAGCGCTGGCTGGTCGTCGGCGGTTCGCCCGACAAGCACTGGGACGTGGTCAAGGAGTTCTGGCAGGAAACCGGTTTCCTGATCAAGCTCGAACTGCCCGAGGCGGGCGTGATGGAGACGGACTGGGCGGAGAATCGCGCCAAGATCCCGCAGGACTTCATCCGCAATTTCCTCGGCAAGGTGATCGACTCGGTGTATTCGACCGCCGAGCGCGACAAGTTCCGCACCCGCCTCGAGCCCGGTGCCGAGCCCGGGACGACGGACATCTTCATCAGCCATCGCGGCATGTACGAGATCTTCGTCTCGGAAGGCAAGGACCAGACCAAGTGGCAGCCGCGTCCGGCCGATCCGGAACTGGAAGCGGAAATGCTGCGCCGCCTGATGGTGCGCTTCGGCTCCGAAGAGAAGCGTGCCGCCGCCGAGATCGTCGCCGCCCAGGAACGTCCGGCGGCCGAGCGGGCGAAGATCGTGCGCGGCAGCGACGGCGCCGGGGTGCTCGAGGTGCAGGAACGCTTCGACCGCGCCTGGCGGCGCGTCGGCCTGGCGCTTGACCGAGTCGGCTTCACCGTCGAGGATCGCGACCGTTCGAAGGGTCTCTACTTCGTCCGCTACGTCGACCCGGAAGCCGACGTGAATTCGAAGAAGGATGGCGAAAGCTGGCTGGCCAAGCTCAATCCGTTCAAGGGCAGCGAGGCGGCCACGCTGTCGAAGATGCAGTACCGCATCTACGTCGCCGATGGTTCGAGCGTGTCGAAGGTGCAGGTCCTGTCGCGTGAAGGCGGTGCCGACAACTCGGAAACCGCGCGGAAGATCCTCGGGCTGCTGCACGAACAGTTGCGGTGA
- a CDS encoding MBL fold metallo-hydrolase, with the protein MRFASLGSGSRGNALLVEAGSTRVLLDCGFAIRETVRRLERLDVAPETLAAILVTHEHSDHIAGVFKFARRYGLPVWLTHGTLAAAPESCGEPPALRLIDGHSAYALGDLQVLPYPVPHDAREPVQYVFSDGARRLGVLTDAGGLTPHLTAMLDACDALVLECNHDSGMLAASAYPPSLKRRIAGRLGHLDNDTAASLLTQVCVSRLQHVVAAHLSEQNNRVGLAAGALASALGCSPEWIGVADQEAGFDWRQIC; encoded by the coding sequence ATGCGTTTCGCATCGCTCGGCAGCGGCAGCCGTGGCAATGCGTTGCTGGTCGAGGCGGGGAGCACGCGCGTACTCCTCGACTGCGGCTTCGCGATCCGCGAAACGGTGCGCCGGCTAGAGCGTCTCGACGTCGCCCCGGAGACCCTTGCCGCGATTCTCGTCACCCACGAGCACAGCGACCACATCGCCGGCGTCTTCAAGTTCGCGCGGCGCTATGGCCTGCCGGTCTGGCTCACGCACGGCACGCTCGCGGCGGCCCCCGAATCGTGCGGCGAGCCGCCGGCCCTCCGGCTGATCGACGGGCACTCCGCCTACGCCCTGGGCGACCTGCAGGTGCTTCCCTATCCGGTGCCGCACGATGCGCGCGAACCGGTCCAGTACGTCTTTTCCGATGGTGCCCGTCGTCTCGGCGTATTGACCGACGCCGGCGGCCTGACGCCGCACCTGACGGCCATGCTCGACGCCTGCGACGCGCTGGTGCTCGAATGCAACCACGATTCCGGAATGCTCGCCGCCTCGGCTTACCCCCCGTCGCTGAAGCGACGCATCGCCGGGCGCCTCGGCCATCTCGACAACGACACCGCCGCCTCGCTGCTGACGCAGGTGTGCGTCAGCCGCCTGCAGCATGTCGTCGCTGCGCACCTGTCGGAACAGAACAACCGGGTGGGACTGGCGGCCGGGGCGCTCGCGTCGGCGCTCGGCTGTTCGCCGGAATGGATCGGCGTCGCCGACCAGGAAGCGGGGTTCGACTGGCGCCAGATTTGCTGA
- the rlmD gene encoding 23S rRNA (uracil(1939)-C(5))-methyltransferase RlmD — protein sequence MPVGIIESLDHEARGITRLEGKTIFVEGALPLEEVEYSSYRKKPSYELAQVTRIVRASGDRVAPACPHFGVCGGCSMQHADHPAQIAAKQRVLEDNLWHIGRIKPEQLYSPIYGEQWGYRHRARVSVRLVPKKGGMLVGFHEKRSSYIADMRECRNLPRHVSDLLLPLRELTGALSIRDRMPQVEVAVGERCTVLVFRILEPIDGNDEALLRDFGDRHGVQIWLQPKGPDSVTRFYPEDGEALSYTLPEFGIELFFSPTEFTQVNHAINRVLVRRAMALLDPQPGERIADMFCGLGNFTLPIARSGARVVGIEGSAALVRRAAENAAANGLSANTEYGVANLFEASEESLAALGHFDKMLIDPPREGAIEVVKALGADGPQRIVYVSCNPSTLARDAAVLTTQKGYRMRGAGVVNMFPNTSHVESIALFERA from the coding sequence AGAAGCCGAGCTACGAGCTGGCGCAGGTGACGCGCATCGTCCGCGCCTCGGGCGACCGTGTCGCGCCGGCCTGCCCGCACTTCGGCGTCTGCGGCGGCTGCAGCATGCAGCACGCCGACCACCCGGCCCAGATCGCCGCCAAACAGCGCGTGCTCGAGGACAACCTGTGGCACATCGGCCGCATCAAGCCGGAGCAGCTCTACTCGCCGATCTACGGCGAACAGTGGGGCTACCGCCACCGCGCCCGCGTCAGCGTGCGCCTGGTGCCGAAGAAGGGCGGCATGCTGGTCGGCTTCCACGAAAAGCGGAGCAGCTACATCGCCGACATGCGCGAGTGCCGCAACCTGCCGCGCCACGTCTCCGACCTGCTCCTGCCGCTGCGCGAACTGACCGGCGCGCTGTCGATCCGCGACCGGATGCCGCAGGTCGAGGTCGCCGTCGGCGAGCGCTGCACGGTGCTCGTCTTCCGCATCCTGGAGCCGATCGACGGCAACGACGAGGCGCTGCTGCGCGACTTCGGCGACCGCCACGGCGTGCAGATCTGGCTGCAGCCGAAGGGGCCGGACAGCGTCACCCGCTTCTACCCGGAAGACGGCGAGGCGCTGAGCTACACACTGCCGGAGTTCGGCATCGAGCTGTTCTTCTCGCCGACCGAATTCACGCAGGTCAACCACGCCATCAACCGCGTCCTCGTCCGCCGCGCGATGGCATTGCTCGACCCGCAGCCGGGCGAGCGCATCGCCGACATGTTCTGCGGGCTCGGCAACTTTACGCTGCCGATCGCGCGCTCCGGCGCCCGCGTCGTCGGCATCGAGGGCAGCGCCGCGCTGGTCCGGCGCGCCGCCGAGAACGCCGCTGCCAACGGCCTGTCGGCGAACACCGAGTACGGCGTCGCCAACCTGTTCGAGGCCAGCGAGGAAAGCCTCGCCGCGCTCGGCCATTTCGACAAGATGCTGATCGATCCGCCGCGCGAGGGCGCCATCGAGGTGGTCAAGGCACTCGGCGCCGACGGCCCGCAGCGCATCGTCTACGTCTCCTGCAACCCGTCGACGCTCGCCCGCGATGCCGCGGTGCTGACCACCCAGAAGGGCTACCGGATGCGCGGCGCCGGCGTCGTCAACATGTTCCCGAATACCTCGCACGTCGAGTCGATCGCGCTGTTCGAGCGCGCCTGA